A single genomic interval of halophilic archaeon DL31 harbors:
- a CDS encoding Thermitase (KEGG: hbo:Hbor_08470 subtilisin-like serine protease~PFAM: Peptidase S8/S53, subtilisin/kexin/sedolisin; Peptidase, C-terminal, archaeal/bacterial) produces the protein MPEDGSDRAVGRRTVLKAVGVAGATAAMGTTVSATPGRTPGAKEGEVLVGVSATADDIGSTVAQYVPGNAEVVHTNETLRYVAVKFPSTADETARKNFMAAVTEKDHIKYAEENATFETQVSPSDPQFSDQYAPQQVNADQAWDRTLGDSSVTIAVVDTGAQYDHPDLQGNYEADPGRDFVDSDSDPYPDVPQEEYHGTHVSGCAAAVVDNGTGVAGQGNSSLINGRALDENGSGSTADIADAVEWAADQGADIINMSLGGGGYTSTMKNAVGYAQSNGSLVICAAGNDGTRGVSYPAAYSECMAISAVDSNEQLASFSQYGDGVELCAPGVDVLSTTTETRGGYEQLSGTSMATPVTSGVAGLTLAKWSLANNELRSHLKNTAADIGLSSDEQGSGQADAYAAVTTDPSGDGGGDGGSGDTTTGSVDGTLSSDADYDDYTWAWTYSNPSQVVVELDGPADADFDLYVNTGTTQNASPSNYDYGSYSMDSQEQITIDAPDDSTDMQIDVDSYSGSGSYTLTITEYQ, from the coding sequence ATGCCAGAAGATGGTTCAGACCGGGCAGTTGGCCGTCGGACAGTGCTGAAAGCAGTGGGTGTGGCGGGTGCGACCGCCGCCATGGGGACCACGGTGAGTGCGACGCCGGGGCGCACCCCCGGCGCCAAAGAGGGCGAGGTGTTGGTTGGCGTCTCCGCGACTGCCGACGATATCGGGAGCACCGTCGCGCAGTACGTGCCTGGCAACGCAGAAGTCGTCCACACGAACGAGACGCTGCGCTACGTCGCGGTCAAATTCCCGAGCACGGCCGACGAGACAGCACGGAAAAACTTCATGGCGGCCGTTACGGAGAAGGACCACATCAAGTACGCCGAGGAGAACGCAACGTTCGAAACGCAGGTCAGTCCGAGCGACCCGCAGTTCAGCGACCAGTACGCCCCGCAGCAGGTCAACGCCGACCAGGCTTGGGACAGGACGCTCGGTGATTCGTCGGTCACCATCGCCGTCGTCGACACGGGCGCACAGTACGACCATCCGGATCTGCAGGGCAACTACGAGGCCGACCCTGGCAGGGATTTCGTCGACAGCGACTCGGACCCGTATCCGGACGTGCCACAGGAGGAGTACCACGGCACGCACGTCTCGGGCTGTGCGGCCGCAGTGGTCGACAACGGCACGGGCGTCGCTGGGCAGGGGAACTCCTCACTCATCAACGGCCGCGCGCTCGACGAGAACGGCTCCGGATCGACCGCAGACATCGCCGACGCGGTCGAGTGGGCCGCCGACCAGGGCGCCGACATCATCAACATGAGCCTCGGCGGCGGTGGCTACACCAGCACGATGAAGAACGCGGTGGGCTACGCCCAGAGCAACGGTTCGCTCGTCATCTGTGCCGCAGGGAACGACGGCACCCGAGGCGTCTCCTACCCCGCCGCCTACAGCGAGTGTATGGCCATCTCCGCGGTCGACAGCAACGAGCAACTGGCCTCCTTCTCGCAGTACGGTGACGGTGTCGAACTGTGTGCGCCCGGCGTCGACGTGCTCTCGACGACCACCGAAACCCGCGGCGGCTACGAGCAGCTTTCGGGCACCTCGATGGCGACCCCGGTCACCTCCGGTGTCGCCGGGCTCACGCTCGCGAAGTGGAGCCTCGCAAACAACGAACTCCGGAGTCACCTCAAGAACACCGCTGCAGACATCGGCCTCTCCAGCGACGAGCAGGGAAGCGGGCAGGCCGACGCTTACGCCGCAGTCACCACCGACCCCTCCGGTGACGGGGGCGGCGACGGTGGCAGCGGCGACACGACGACTGGATCGGTCGACGGCACGCTCTCCAGCGACGCTGACTACGACGACTACACGTGGGCGTGGACCTACTCCAATCCCTCGCAGGTCGTCGTCGAACTCGACGGACCCGCTGATGCCGACTTCGACCTCTACGTCAACACGGGGACAACCCAGAACGCTAGCCCGAGCAACTACGACTACGGCTCCTACTCCATGGACAGTCAGGAGCAGATCACGATCGACGCCCCGGACGACTCCACCGATATGCAGATCGACGTGGACTCCTACTCCGGCTCGGGAAGCTACACCCTGACCATCACCGAGTACCAGTAG
- a CDS encoding hypothetical protein (KEGG: hvo:HVO_2518 hypothetical protein) codes for MSDREAKKELALELLAHIEDEELSLAEIIDRLEAVTTSPSLTREILDDAEKRGLIEREDGRLRTRTGGTFVRFESQVVQKKGAFTCRRCGASISTGHFVQFQSGELGPFGPSCVRKVLGRE; via the coding sequence GTGTCCGACCGCGAGGCGAAGAAGGAACTTGCCCTCGAACTGCTCGCCCACATTGAGGACGAGGAGTTGAGTCTGGCCGAGATCATCGACCGGCTGGAGGCCGTCACCACCAGCCCCTCGCTCACCCGAGAAATTCTCGACGATGCCGAGAAGCGCGGGCTCATCGAGCGCGAGGACGGGCGCCTCCGCACCCGCACGGGCGGGACGTTCGTCCGGTTCGAGAGCCAGGTTGTTCAGAAGAAGGGGGCGTTCACCTGCCGACGCTGCGGTGCGAGCATCTCAACGGGGCACTTCGTCCAGTTCCAGAGCGGCGAGCTTGGGCCGTTTGGGCCGTCGTGTGTGCGGAAAGTATTGGGGCGAGAGTAG
- a CDS encoding hypothetical protein (KEGG: hvo:HVO_0476 hypothetical protein) codes for MSQRSERVPLPCPSCSPTEGTVHEILKPGGQTTVRCTECGHVHKEKIEMPDEVTIDVVVSQDGDSYKATLDAAAEEEIKEGDEFVVETEQAIQQVRVTSIEVGPERRTDQAEMSEVETVWSRVVDNVGVNVTIHPKDGDGRNEQSRSIKAFVPGDFEFTVGDVCEFGDDEFEVDSVQLRDEIAEDYRHKKLDHEGDTAFAMDIKRVFGRDTKTTAWSAW; via the coding sequence ATGAGCCAGCGTTCCGAACGCGTGCCGCTGCCGTGTCCTTCCTGTTCGCCAACGGAGGGGACGGTCCACGAGATTCTGAAGCCGGGTGGGCAGACCACCGTCCGCTGTACTGAGTGTGGCCACGTCCACAAGGAGAAAATCGAGATGCCCGACGAGGTGACCATCGACGTGGTGGTCTCCCAGGACGGCGACTCCTATAAGGCCACCCTCGACGCCGCCGCCGAGGAGGAAATCAAAGAGGGCGACGAGTTCGTCGTCGAGACCGAGCAGGCCATCCAGCAGGTCCGAGTCACCAGCATCGAGGTCGGGCCCGAGCGCCGCACCGACCAGGCCGAGATGAGCGAGGTCGAGACGGTCTGGAGCCGGGTCGTCGACAACGTCGGCGTCAACGTCACCATCCACCCCAAGGACGGTGACGGCCGCAACGAACAGTCCCGCAGCATCAAGGCGTTTGTCCCGGGCGACTTCGAGTTCACTGTCGGCGACGTCTGTGAGTTCGGTGACGACGAGTTCGAGGTCGACAGCGTCCAACTTCGCGACGAGATCGCCGAGGACTACCGGCATAAGAAACTCGACCACGAGGGCGACACGGCGTTCGCGATGGACATCAAGCGGGTCTTCGGCCGCGACACGAAGACGACGGCCTGGTCCGCCTGGTAA
- a CDS encoding UvrD/REP helicase (PFAM: DNA helicase, UvrD/REP type~KEGG: hla:Hlac_0203 UvrD/REP helicase) — MTETDPHVTRLFGGPGSGKTTALLDRVEELIEEPDVSVRDILVVSYTRAAAAEIRERLAERIDTTPRALQGNVATMHAKAYELLDLSRGDVVGESDKEEFCDQFGIEYEDEKSGAGRRTARSTTLGNKVIATSQWLQRTNREVSDWYDVPFQWDVEEVRLPPDIDPNAQEGNKYTPTWSSDDERLDIPEAIRGWRNYKGEEEIVGFADMLERVAQRSLQPGVDYLIIDEFQDITTLQSRVYEEWKPHLKKALIAGDDDQVVYAWQGADPDLLLDEEVDEDVVLPNSYRLPSRVLNVVNKEIRHIKKRQEKDLRPRKEGGSVEAVSSPSMLDLVRNVRNTIQDENKCADEDREGSVMLLFRARYQMFDFVDEFIKEGIPFSSLTDQRLWTDRLTDYVRAIEAIEADERMTALQARRLADILQDSAFGGGDRDDLYDLIDDVEDTHAEDDLAAIPIAPDAVDDTVPFMPEPEAAADMARKITSFQRKSIAAYFDGDYEGMDPDRVRVGTIHSAKGREADHVFMATDLTEKVVEQMAAQAAQQGIETPGEEEFTKTTNPVPVLTDNERRVFYVGMSRARERLVLMENLVSGAPTLPISVLLFNELREGEPMDHIDEVQAELEAPEPEP, encoded by the coding sequence ATGACCGAGACGGACCCCCACGTCACCCGCCTGTTCGGTGGCCCTGGTAGCGGGAAGACGACCGCCCTGCTCGACCGGGTGGAAGAACTAATCGAGGAACCCGATGTGAGTGTTCGGGATATTCTCGTGGTTTCCTACACCCGCGCGGCGGCGGCCGAGATCCGCGAACGGCTGGCCGAACGCATCGACACCACCCCCCGAGCGCTGCAGGGGAACGTCGCGACGATGCACGCGAAAGCTTACGAACTGCTCGACCTCTCCCGCGGCGACGTGGTCGGCGAGAGCGACAAGGAGGAGTTCTGTGACCAGTTCGGCATCGAGTACGAGGACGAGAAATCCGGCGCCGGCCGCCGCACCGCGCGGTCGACGACGCTGGGCAACAAAGTCATCGCCACCTCCCAGTGGCTCCAGCGCACCAATCGCGAGGTGAGCGACTGGTACGACGTGCCGTTCCAGTGGGACGTCGAAGAGGTCCGCCTGCCGCCGGATATCGACCCGAACGCACAAGAGGGCAACAAGTATACGCCGACGTGGTCCTCGGACGACGAGCGCCTCGACATCCCCGAGGCAATCCGTGGCTGGCGCAACTACAAGGGTGAGGAGGAGATCGTCGGCTTCGCGGACATGCTCGAACGCGTCGCCCAGCGCTCCCTCCAGCCGGGCGTCGACTACCTCATCATCGACGAGTTTCAGGACATCACGACGCTCCAGTCGCGGGTGTACGAGGAGTGGAAACCCCACCTGAAGAAGGCCCTCATCGCCGGCGACGACGACCAGGTCGTTTACGCCTGGCAGGGTGCCGACCCTGACCTGCTGCTCGACGAGGAGGTCGACGAGGACGTGGTACTGCCGAACTCCTATCGGCTCCCCTCTCGGGTGCTGAACGTGGTGAACAAGGAGATTCGCCACATCAAGAAGCGTCAGGAGAAAGACCTCCGCCCCCGGAAGGAAGGTGGGAGCGTCGAAGCGGTGTCCTCGCCATCGATGCTCGACCTCGTCCGGAACGTTCGCAACACCATCCAGGACGAGAACAAGTGTGCGGACGAGGACCGTGAGGGCAGCGTCATGCTGCTGTTCCGGGCGCGCTACCAGATGTTCGACTTCGTCGACGAGTTCATCAAGGAGGGAATCCCCTTCTCCTCGCTCACTGACCAGCGCCTCTGGACCGACCGGCTCACCGACTACGTCCGAGCCATCGAGGCCATCGAAGCCGACGAGCGCATGACGGCGCTTCAGGCGCGCCGGCTGGCGGATATCCTGCAGGATTCGGCCTTCGGTGGCGGCGACCGCGACGACCTCTACGACCTCATCGACGACGTGGAGGATACCCACGCCGAGGACGACCTCGCGGCCATCCCCATCGCCCCGGACGCGGTGGACGACACGGTCCCGTTCATGCCGGAACCAGAGGCGGCCGCAGATATGGCGCGGAAGATCACGTCCTTCCAGCGCAAATCCATCGCGGCGTACTTCGACGGCGACTACGAGGGGATGGACCCCGACCGCGTGCGCGTCGGCACCATCCACTCCGCCAAGGGTCGCGAGGCCGACCACGTCTTCATGGCCACCGACCTCACCGAGAAGGTTGTCGAGCAGATGGCCGCCCAAGCCGCCCAGCAGGGAATCGAGACGCCGGGTGAGGAGGAGTTCACCAAGACCACCAATCCGGTGCCCGTCCTCACCGACAACGAGCGGCGTGTGTTCTACGTCGGGATGTCCCGGGCCCGCGAGCGCCTGGTGCTCATGGAGAATCTGGTCTCTGGGGCGCCGACGCTCCCCATCAGCGTCCTTCTGTTCAACGAACTCCGTGAGGGTGAACCGATGGACCACATCGACGAGGTGCAGGCGGAACTCGAGGCACCCGAACCCGAGCCATGA
- a CDS encoding type I phosphodiesterase/nucleotide pyrophosphatase (PFAM: Type I phosphodiesterase/nucleotide pyrophosphatase/phosphate transferase~KEGG: hvo:HVO_0743 sulfatase arylsulfatase A-like protein) — protein MGLFDRLKGDSAPRVVFLGIDGVPFSLLDDHPDEFPNFATLAEEGSAGPIDSIVPPESSACWPALTTGVNPGETGVYGFQDREIGTYDTYVPMGRDVQATRLWDRVATDGRDATVMNVPVTFPPQRNVQRMVSGFLSPSVEKAAYPDELREYLDSIDYKIDTDVKQGHDEDKSPFMADAHKTLEKRYEAFDHYLEQDDWDLFFGVFMTTDRVNHFLFKDYARDGPNKEAFMEFYRKLDEYIGKIRNSLADDVTLVVASDHGFTSLDYEVHFNAWLEQEGWLSYQDEGHEELGDIADETRAYSLIPGRFYINLEGREPRGSVPEEKYETVRSELKAQLEALEGPDGKKVCARVVEKEKAFRGDHDDIAPDLVAIPNDGFDLKAGFTDHGDVFTDSPRNGMHSFDNASLFVDTPDADIEDSDLLDIAPSILDLMELDFSRTEFDGASLVRN, from the coding sequence ATGGGACTGTTCGACCGACTCAAGGGCGATAGCGCCCCCAGAGTCGTTTTCCTCGGTATCGACGGTGTGCCATTTAGTCTGCTTGACGACCACCCCGACGAGTTCCCCAACTTCGCGACCCTCGCCGAGGAGGGGAGTGCGGGCCCCATCGACAGCATCGTGCCGCCGGAGTCGAGCGCATGCTGGCCAGCCCTCACGACCGGCGTCAATCCCGGAGAGACCGGTGTTTACGGCTTCCAGGACCGCGAAATCGGGACCTACGACACGTACGTCCCGATGGGCCGTGACGTCCAGGCCACCCGACTCTGGGACCGCGTCGCCACCGACGGCCGCGACGCGACGGTGATGAACGTCCCCGTGACGTTCCCGCCCCAGCGTAACGTCCAGCGGATGGTTTCGGGCTTCCTCTCACCCAGTGTCGAGAAGGCCGCCTACCCCGACGAACTCCGCGAGTATCTGGACTCGATCGACTACAAAATCGACACCGACGTGAAGCAAGGTCACGACGAGGACAAGTCGCCGTTCATGGCCGATGCCCACAAGACCCTCGAGAAGCGCTACGAGGCGTTCGACCACTACCTTGAGCAGGACGACTGGGACCTCTTTTTCGGCGTCTTCATGACCACCGACCGAGTGAACCACTTCCTCTTCAAGGATTACGCCCGCGACGGCCCGAACAAGGAGGCGTTCATGGAGTTCTACCGCAAGCTGGATGAGTATATCGGGAAGATTCGTAACTCACTGGCCGACGACGTGACGCTCGTTGTCGCCTCAGATCACGGCTTCACATCCCTCGACTACGAAGTCCACTTCAACGCCTGGCTGGAGCAGGAGGGGTGGCTCTCGTACCAGGACGAAGGGCACGAGGAACTTGGCGACATCGCCGACGAAACGCGGGCGTACTCCCTGATTCCGGGCCGGTTCTACATCAATCTCGAGGGGCGAGAACCCCGCGGGAGCGTCCCGGAGGAGAAGTACGAGACAGTCCGCAGCGAGCTCAAAGCCCAGCTCGAGGCGCTCGAAGGCCCGGACGGCAAGAAGGTCTGTGCTCGCGTCGTCGAGAAGGAGAAGGCGTTCCGCGGCGACCACGACGATATCGCGCCGGACCTGGTGGCCATCCCGAACGACGGGTTCGACCTCAAGGCCGGGTTCACGGACCACGGGGATGTGTTCACGGATAGCCCCCGGAACGGGATGCACAGCTTCGACAACGCCTCGCTGTTTGTCGACACTCCAGACGCGGATATCGAGGACAGCGACCTGCTCGATATCGCGCCGTCGATCCTCGACCTGATGGAACTCGATTTCAGTCGGACCGAGTTCGACGGTGCGAGCCTGGTTCGGAACTGA
- a CDS encoding Aspartate transaminase (KEGG: hla:Hlac_0930 aminotransferase class I and II~PFAM: Aminotransferase, class I/II) → MEYEEPKFFHVMGYVDAAAHEDVIDMVSGNPDWEPPQALRDGLAAYSTFDSDEFQYPPSDGTAELKAEIGKRRGVDPDRIVVTNGTGEANYLGMGAALERGAGDEVLLSDPVYPYYPGKTRMMGATPTFVPANRDGSLDVAAYRDAISEETALVVLTTPNNPTGAVYDHEKVREIIELCEAHDALALVDEVYDHFDLSGTFESALSIDSENRIVTSGFSKSLAITGFRVGYGIFPERFAEQAKARHMLVNVATTRPGQYAVLKGLQGADAAYYEAARDLVRDRVDTFTDALDAAGAEYTRPDGAFYVMAKFDGYPGTMENVERLIDEAGVAGMPGDGFGTAYDDWLRFALVTPRVDEAADRLVEFFA, encoded by the coding sequence ATGGAGTACGAGGAACCGAAGTTCTTTCACGTGATGGGCTACGTCGACGCGGCCGCCCATGAGGACGTCATCGACATGGTGAGTGGCAACCCTGACTGGGAGCCCCCACAGGCCCTGCGGGACGGGCTCGCGGCGTATTCAACGTTCGACAGTGACGAGTTTCAGTATCCGCCGAGTGACGGCACTGCCGAACTCAAAGCCGAAATCGGCAAACGCCGCGGGGTCGACCCGGACCGCATCGTCGTCACCAACGGCACCGGCGAGGCCAACTACCTCGGCATGGGCGCAGCGCTCGAACGGGGCGCTGGCGACGAGGTCCTACTAAGCGATCCCGTCTATCCCTACTACCCAGGCAAGACCCGGATGATGGGCGCCACCCCGACGTTCGTCCCGGCTAACCGCGACGGTAGCTTGGACGTGGCGGCCTACCGCGACGCCATCTCCGAGGAAACAGCCTTAGTGGTTCTCACGACGCCAAACAATCCTACTGGCGCCGTCTACGATCACGAGAAAGTCCGCGAGATTATCGAACTCTGTGAGGCGCACGATGCGCTGGCACTCGTCGACGAGGTGTACGACCACTTCGACCTCTCGGGGACGTTCGAGTCCGCGCTTTCGATTGACTCCGAAAACCGCATCGTCACCTCGGGGTTCTCGAAATCCCTCGCCATCACGGGGTTCCGTGTCGGCTACGGCATCTTCCCCGAACGATTCGCCGAGCAGGCGAAAGCTCGCCATATGCTCGTCAACGTCGCCACCACCCGGCCCGGACAGTACGCCGTCCTCAAAGGGTTGCAGGGAGCCGATGCTGCGTACTACGAAGCCGCCCGCGACCTGGTTCGCGACCGCGTGGACACGTTCACCGATGCCCTGGACGCCGCGGGCGCGGAGTACACCCGGCCCGACGGCGCGTTCTACGTGATGGCGAAGTTCGACGGCTACCCCGGAACGATGGAGAACGTCGAGCGACTCATCGACGAAGCGGGTGTCGCCGGCATGCCCGGTGACGGGTTCGGGACAGCGTACGACGACTGGCTCCGCTTCGCACTCGTTACCCCGCGCGTCGACGAGGCAGCCGACCGACTAGTTGAGTTCTTCGCCTAG
- a CDS encoding protein of unknown function DUF88 (PFAM: Protein of unknown function DUF88~KEGG: hla:Hlac_1242 protein of unknown function DUF88), with translation MDFLRRLVRGRRDGVALFVDGPNVLREEFDVDLDDVRAAAAASGRVVAARLYLNEDAPPALVRAAEAHGYEVITTSGDVDVKLAVDVAEFVLRNRVATVAIASRDTDFKPSLELASREGVRTLAIAPGSYGRSDALRTTADESVTLGE, from the coding sequence ATGGATTTCCTCCGGCGACTGGTCCGCGGTCGGCGCGACGGCGTCGCCCTCTTCGTCGACGGGCCAAACGTGTTGCGCGAGGAGTTCGACGTGGACTTAGACGACGTGCGCGCGGCCGCGGCGGCCTCCGGCAGGGTTGTCGCCGCCCGCCTCTACCTCAACGAAGATGCGCCGCCAGCACTCGTGCGGGCCGCCGAGGCCCACGGCTACGAGGTCATCACCACCAGCGGCGACGTGGACGTGAAACTCGCCGTTGACGTGGCCGAGTTCGTGCTGCGAAACCGGGTCGCCACCGTGGCCATCGCCTCCAGAGACACCGACTTCAAGCCGAGTCTGGAACTGGCCAGCCGCGAAGGCGTCCGCACGCTTGCCATCGCGCCGGGGAGCTACGGTCGCTCGGACGCGCTGCGCACCACCGCCGACGAGAGCGTCACCCTCGGCGAGTAG
- a CDS encoding hypothetical protein (KEGG: nmg:Nmag_3163 hypothetical protein), with translation MLSTLGFSLFGGCIGSFPQLTEEYTATSVAEVRADEVPESEDVALGLELERNFSESMPARLSIRFTNTSGRKRTFEFGGTPPFSSFHGTVVGGNAQMILVPDDYEYVGIVSYDGGAVETVVPSQPIGGCWKAKNRIIGNDILVDRELNPGESIRMTYTVLAHHENDSCLESGEYRFVSETYFSDGSQWGLTVTVEKSENGTESPS, from the coding sequence ATGCTCTCGACGCTGGGTTTCTCGCTATTCGGAGGCTGTATCGGAAGTTTCCCACAGCTCACCGAGGAGTACACTGCAACGAGCGTTGCCGAAGTCCGAGCGGACGAGGTTCCTGAGAGTGAAGACGTAGCCCTTGGACTGGAACTCGAACGGAACTTCTCGGAGTCGATGCCAGCGCGGTTGTCCATCAGGTTCACCAACACGTCGGGCCGGAAGCGTACGTTCGAGTTCGGCGGAACCCCGCCGTTCAGTTCGTTTCACGGAACGGTGGTCGGTGGGAATGCACAGATGATTCTCGTTCCTGACGATTACGAGTACGTTGGTATCGTCAGCTACGACGGTGGCGCAGTCGAAACTGTTGTTCCGTCCCAGCCGATTGGGGGCTGTTGGAAAGCGAAAAACCGAATCATCGGAAACGACATACTGGTCGACCGAGAGCTGAATCCCGGTGAGTCGATTCGAATGACGTATACGGTGTTAGCCCACCACGAGAACGACTCCTGTCTCGAATCGGGAGAGTACCGTTTCGTCAGTGAAACCTATTTCTCCGACGGTAGCCAGTGGGGGTTGACAGTCACCGTCGAAAAATCGGAAAATGGGACGGAAAGCCCGAGTTAG
- a CDS encoding transcriptional regulator, XRE family (KEGG: hla:Hlac_1971 transcriptional regulator, XRE family~PFAM: Helix-turn-helix type 3~SMART: Helix-turn-helix type 3), with protein MTESAQRRLARRIAGEVALSDDPGATLRKWRTDFDVSQTVLADELGVSSSVVSDYESGRRENPGIAVVQRFVDGLLAIDAERGGAHIRQYARVVSAGFESDIVLDLREYSQAIPLERFYEAAGATELVPGGADHVNGHTVINSIEAITRLSSEEFYRLYGESTDRALVFTEVTRGESPLVALRVLTPTPNAVVLHGIDPENVWEHAPALAKRDGFSLAASTKPVDELLADLRMLP; from the coding sequence GTGACAGAGAGCGCCCAGCGCCGCCTCGCCCGCCGAATCGCCGGTGAGGTGGCACTCTCCGACGACCCCGGCGCGACCCTCCGCAAGTGGCGCACCGACTTCGACGTCTCCCAGACCGTACTCGCCGACGAGCTCGGGGTTTCCTCGTCGGTGGTCTCGGACTACGAGAGCGGCCGCCGGGAGAACCCCGGAATCGCCGTCGTTCAGCGGTTCGTCGATGGGTTGCTCGCTATCGACGCCGAACGCGGCGGCGCCCATATCCGCCAGTACGCTCGGGTGGTCTCGGCGGGATTCGAGAGCGATATCGTGCTCGACCTCCGTGAGTACAGCCAGGCGATACCCCTCGAACGGTTCTACGAGGCCGCCGGCGCGACCGAACTTGTACCCGGCGGCGCCGACCACGTCAACGGGCACACCGTCATCAACAGCATCGAGGCCATCACCCGGCTCTCCAGTGAGGAGTTCTACCGGCTCTATGGTGAGAGCACCGACCGTGCGCTGGTGTTCACCGAAGTCACTCGCGGCGAGTCGCCGCTGGTGGCGCTGCGGGTGCTCACCCCGACCCCGAACGCGGTGGTGCTCCACGGCATCGACCCCGAGAACGTCTGGGAGCACGCACCAGCACTCGCCAAACGCGACGGCTTCTCACTCGCTGCCTCGACCAAGCCCGTGGACGAGCTACTCGCGGACCTCCGAATGCTCCCGTGA
- a CDS encoding hypothetical protein (KEGG: hje:HacjB3_13495 hypothetical protein): MATTERSTDELFDEFLEDRGHETEPATWDESYNKKQCPDCGGLHESPASECSVCGWRP, translated from the coding sequence ATGGCGACGACAGAGCGCTCCACGGACGAGCTGTTCGATGAGTTCCTCGAGGACCGCGGTCACGAGACCGAACCGGCGACCTGGGACGAGTCGTATAACAAGAAACAGTGTCCAGACTGCGGTGGGCTTCACGAGTCCCCGGCATCGGAGTGTTCGGTCTGCGGCTGGCGACCGTAG
- a CDS encoding peptidase M24 (PFAM: Peptidase M24, structural domain~KEGG: hbo:Hbor_27780 xaa-pro aminopeptidase): MSKGVAPGAPSVDADHPPAPETNLSPIANAVTERNAAGFVAVGDRFDDDVRYLSRFGGPDREYAVVVSSDRAALTAPSLFGEQAEREFVDAAPADGVEREVRTEHQSEPAGLRAVAALDDYSDTGQTVLTPANIPHAAALYLEQAGYELQSTTAVAEARERKTEAELACLRRVQAVTCRGMARAEAVLAAAGPVGDDLLWDGEPLTTERLRREVDAELARHGVRSAGNTVIGAGPTAADLHFTGIDQISPGETVLLDISPSGPHGYYGDLTRTFGVESEGGWERRAFVAVEEAHQVALDHIEPGVEAGGIHEETAAELAAHGFRVDSGTVGFTHGVGHGVGVSLHEGPSLTGEASLEPGHVITIEPGVYDPSQGGVRIEDLVVITEAGYERLASYPVRFTPKAAE; the protein is encoded by the coding sequence ATGAGCAAGGGGGTGGCACCCGGCGCGCCGTCCGTCGACGCCGACCACCCGCCCGCTCCCGAAACTAACCTCTCGCCGATCGCGAACGCCGTCACCGAGCGCAACGCCGCAGGCTTCGTCGCCGTGGGTGACCGCTTCGACGACGACGTTCGCTACCTCTCCCGATTCGGCGGGCCCGACCGTGAGTACGCCGTCGTCGTCAGTTCTGACCGCGCGGCGCTCACTGCACCGTCCCTCTTTGGCGAGCAGGCGGAACGGGAGTTCGTCGACGCTGCACCTGCCGATGGAGTCGAGCGTGAAGTTCGCACAGAACATCAGAGCGAACCGGCTGGCCTGCGTGCGGTGGCCGCACTCGACGACTACAGCGACACCGGCCAGACGGTTCTCACTCCGGCGAATATCCCGCACGCCGCTGCGCTCTACCTGGAACAGGCCGGCTACGAACTCCAGTCGACCACCGCTGTCGCCGAGGCTCGCGAGCGAAAAACCGAGGCCGAACTCGCCTGTCTTCGGCGCGTTCAAGCAGTTACCTGTCGCGGAATGGCGCGCGCAGAAGCAGTCCTCGCGGCTGCAGGGCCCGTTGGGGATGACCTCCTCTGGGATGGTGAGCCGCTCACTACCGAGCGACTCCGCCGTGAAGTCGACGCCGAGCTCGCCCGGCACGGGGTTCGGAGCGCCGGCAACACCGTTATCGGTGCGGGCCCGACCGCGGCTGATCTCCACTTCACCGGTATCGACCAGATTTCACCAGGCGAAACCGTGTTGCTCGATATCTCACCCAGCGGCCCACACGGCTACTACGGCGACCTGACCCGGACGTTCGGTGTCGAGAGCGAGGGTGGCTGGGAACGGCGTGCGTTCGTCGCGGTCGAGGAAGCCCATCAGGTGGCGCTGGACCACATCGAACCCGGCGTCGAAGCCGGGGGGATCCACGAGGAGACAGCAGCGGAACTCGCCGCGCACGGCTTCCGTGTCGACTCTGGAACCGTTGGGTTCACGCACGGTGTGGGCCACGGCGTGGGCGTCAGTCTCCACGAAGGCCCCTCGCTCACGGGTGAAGCCAGCCTCGAACCCGGCCACGTCATCACGATTGAACCCGGAGTCTACGACCCTTCCCAGGGCGGCGTCCGTATTGAGGATCTCGTGGTCATCACCGAGGCGGGGTACGAGCGACTCGCGAGCTACCCGGTTCGCTTCACACCCAAAGCTGCCGAGTAG